One Denticeps clupeoides chromosome 10, fDenClu1.1, whole genome shotgun sequence genomic window carries:
- the bcas1 gene encoding breast carcinoma-amplified sequence 1 isoform X4 → MGNLPSNQEPLQAEAKDQNGGLNGHAVAVTDAGTGPHVDKHLLPDGCVPLISAPETSPALPGKDPALVQTNGHQLPEQPESSEPRAPQDAAAAPKLLGEEKVNLFGKMFKKKPDAPPVPPEKVEDLVTPADQQTSPKREDAAPDVGAEKQPEQQMSNGAGPDPAEAPAEAAAKPPPEQKKRFSGLFKKKPESPPAAEPGGPPGGTETPAAANEQPRSSEEKSKHPIADSSGMRPSEKQVNAAAVVTKDDPGSAPKDGDEKPKRFGKLFMKKSGNTPAVEVEISPDQTPAVDVHLQAMPEETVPEKEPELQAVSASEKKPFSNLFKKSESPPAESPPVQTKAVVETPSQLPKPEADVQLKDATLTPVEPEKKSTFGSLFKKKPISPIVVEVDNLQVQTELLGTKDHQPSPKREDAAPDVGAEKQPEQQMSNGAGPDPAEAPAEAAAKPPPEQKKRFSGLFKKKPESPPAAEPGGPPGGTETPAAANEQPRSSEEKHPIADSSGMRPSEKQVNAAAVVTKDDPGSAPKDGDEKPKRFGKLFMKKSGNTPAVEVEISPDQTPAVDVHLQAEPGDIKEGTEPQQDPDRESLDLVPAAAQLAPQPQEHPVMNFFKTLVSPTRTPKEAAAGPDGSREQPQKEPAAAAQSAGQEVDAAKAKVPPPPPPEPPKMAEPAARKEDVKDTPKQAEPAAKPKAAKESPFNKIFRPKLGEEPEAQEEVQVDASKTATLEAAAKPEAPALPAPREEEKKSEKRASPFASFFKPKVLLDQVASRMQAVGISTRIGRPAKSSAAAPEQKKDTPVTAAAPPPEAPQGARAKEDPKSAPPATPPVPDSKPAESAENASPSTARREKRNSIQLFFRNLGQKRHSDAGVQTEAPAAGSTVERGK, encoded by the exons ATGGGCAATTTACCATCAAACCAGGAGCCACTTCAGGCTGAG GCGAAGGACCAGAACGGAGGCCTGAACGGCCACGCGGTGGCCGTCACCGACGCCGGCACGGGCCCGCACGTTGATAAGCACCTGTTACCCGACGGGTGTGTCCCGCTGATCTCGG CACCAGAAACAAGCCCCGCCCTGCCAGGTAAGGACCCCGCCCTGGTACAGACCAACGGACACCAGTTGCCGGAGCAGCCGGAGAGCAGCGAGCCACGAGCCCCTCAAGACGCGGCAGCTGCCCCGAAACTGTTGGGAGAAGAGAAAGTCAACCTCTTCGGCAAAATGTTCAAGAAGAAGCCTGACGCCCCGCCGGTCCCACCTGAGAAGGTGGAGGATCTGGTGACACCGGCGGACCAGCAAACT AGCCCCAAGCGGGAGGACGCAGCTCCTGATGTTGGTGCTGAGAAACAGCCTGAGCAACAGATGAGTAATGGTGCTGGTCCAGATCCTGCAGAAGCtcctgcagaagcagcagcgAAGCCGCCCCCCGAACAGAAAAAGCGGTTCAGCGGCCTCTTCAAGAAGAAGCCTGAGAGCCCACCTGCAGCAGAGCCTGGCGGACCACCAGGGGGGACTGAGACACCAGCTGCGGCCAATGAGCAGCCACGT TCCAGTGAGGAGAAATCCAAGCATCCCATCGCAGATTCCAGTGGAATGAGACCGTCAGAGAAGCAGGTAAATGCTGCAGCTGTGGTTACCAAAGACGACCCTGGATCAGCACCGAAAGATGGAGATGAAAAGCCAAAGCGCTTCGGAAAACTTTTCATGAAGAAGAGTGGAAACACACCTGCAGTGGAGGTGGAGATCTCGCCTGACCAGACGCCCGCTGTAGATGTACACCTGCAGGCC ATGCCGGAGGAGACAGTTCCTGAGAAGGAGCCAGAGCTACAAGCAGTTTCTGCATCGGAGAAGAAACCATTCAGCAACCTGTTCAAGAAGTCTGAAAGCCCACCTGCAGAAAGCCCACCTGTCCAGACCAAGGCAGTAGTCGAGACACCCAGCCAACTGCCT aaaccaGAAGCTGATGTTCAGCTGAAGGATGCGACACTGACACCTGTAGAACCAGAGAAGAAATCAACGTTTGGATCGCTGTTCAAGAAGAAACCCATCAGCCCCATAGTGGTTGAGGTTGACAATTTGCAAGTTCAGACTGAGTTGCTTGGGACAAAAGATCATCAACCT AGCCCCAAGCGGGAGGACGCAGCTCCTGATGTTGGTGCTGAGAAACAGCCTGAGCAACAGATGAGTAATGGTGCTGGTCCAGATCCTGCAGAAGCtcctgcagaagcagcagcgAAGCCGCCCCCCGAACAGAAAAAGCGGTTCAGCGGCCTCTTCAAGAAGAAGCCTGAGAGCCCACCTGCAGCAGAGCCTGGCGGACCACCAGGGGGGACTGAGACACCAGCTGCGGCCAATGAGCAGCCACGT TCCAGTGAGGAGAAGCATCCCATCGCAGATTCCAGTGGAATGAGACCGTCAGAGAAGCAGGTAAATGCTGCAGCTGTGGTTACCAAAGACGACCCTGGATCAGCACCGAAAGATGGAGATGAAAAGCCAAAGCGCTTCGGAAAACTTTTCATGAAGAAGAGTGGAAACACACCTGCAGTGGAGGTGGAGATCTCGCCTGACCAGACGCCCGCTGTAGATGTACACCTGCAGGCC GAGCCTGGGGACATAAAGGAGGGAACAGAGCCGCAGCAGGACCCAGACCGGGAGTCTCTGGACCTCGTCCCCGCCGCCGCCCAGCTCGCGCCGCAGCCACAGGAGCATCCAGTTATGAACTTCTTCAAAACGCTT GTGAGTCCGACCAGAACCCCTAAAGAGGCAGCAGCAGGTCCTGATGGTTCCAGAGAGCAG CCCCAGAAGGAGCCGGCGGCAGCCGCGCAGTCGGCC GGACAGGAAGTAGACGCGGCGAAAGCGAAggtgcctcctcctcctcccccagaGCCTCCCAAGATGGCGGAGCCGGCggcaaggaaggaggacgtGAAGGACACGCCCAAGCAGGCGGAGCCTGCTGCTAAACCCAAGGCTGCGAAAGAGAGCCCCTTCAACAAGATATTCCGCCCGAAG ttaggggaggagcctgaggCGCAGGAGGAAGTGCAG GTCGACGCGTCCAAGACGGCGACGCTGGAGGCCGCCGCCAAACCGGAGGCCCCCGCCCTCCCCGCGCccagagaagaggagaagaagtcGGAGAAACGGGCCTCGCCCTTCGCCTCCTTCTTCAAACCCAAA GTCCTGCTGGACCAGGTGGCCTCCAGGATGCAGGCTGTGGGCATCAGCACTCGCATCGGCCGCCCCGCCAAGTCGTCCGCAGCG GCCCCAGAGCAGAAAAAAGACACGCCCGTCACCGCTGCTGCCCCACCCCCAGAAGCCCCCCAGGGTGCGAGGGCCAAAGAGGATCCCAAAAGCGCGCCCCCTGCGACCCCTCCGGTCCCCGACAGCAAGCCGGCGGAGAGCGCAGAGAACGCCTCGCCCAGCACCGCCCGCAGGGAGAAGCGGAACTCCATCCAGCTGTTCTTCAGGAACCTG GGCCAGAAGCGGCATTCGGACGCGGGGGTGCAGACGGAAGCCCCGGCTGCGGGCTCCACGGTGGAAAGGGGCAAATAA
- the bcas1 gene encoding breast carcinoma-amplified sequence 1 isoform X1, with protein MGNLPSNQEPLQAEAKDQNGGLNGHAVAVTDAGTGPHVDKHLLPDGCVPLISAPETSPALPGKDPALVQTNGHQLPEQPESSEPRAPQDAAAAPKLLGEEKVNLFGKMFKKKPDAPPVPPEKVEDLVTPADQQTSPKREDAAPDVGAEKQPEQQMSNGAGPDPAEAPAEAAAKPPPEQKKRFSGLFKKKPESPPAAEPGGPPGGTETPAAANEQPRSSEEKSKHPIADSSGMRPSEKQVNAAAVVTKDDPGSAPKDGDEKPKRFGKLFMKKSGNTPAVEVEISPDQTPAVDVHLQAMPEETVPEKEPELQAVSASEKKPFSNLFKKSESPPAESPPVQTKAVVETPSQLPKPEADVQLKDATLTPVEPEKKSTFGSLFKKKPISPIVVEVDNLQVQTELLGTKDHQPSPKREDAAPDVGAEKQPEQQMSNGAGPDPAEAPAEAAAKPPPEQKKRFSGLFKKKPESPPAAEPGGPPGGTETPAAANEQPRSSEEKHPIADSSGMRPSEKQVNAAAVVTKDDPGSAPKDGDEKPKRFGKLFMKKSGNTPAVEVEISPDQTPAVDVHLQAEPGDIKEGTEPQQDPDRESLDLVPAAAQLAPQPQEHPVMNFFKTLVSPTRTPKEAAAGPDGSREQPQKEPAAAAQSAGQEVDAAKAKVPPPPPPEPPKMAEPAARKEDVKDTPKQAEPAAKPKAAKESPFNKIFRPKVLAGWKASKKPNPAPGGATAPSAAASAVDASKTATLEAAAKPEAPALPAPREEEKKSEKRASPFASFFKPKVLLDQVASRMQAVGISTRIGRPAKSSAAAPEQKKDTPVTAAAPPPEAPQGARAKEDPKSAPPATPPVPDSKPAESAENASPSTARREKRNSIQLFFRNLGQKRHSDAGVQTEAPAAGSTVERGK; from the exons ATGGGCAATTTACCATCAAACCAGGAGCCACTTCAGGCTGAG GCGAAGGACCAGAACGGAGGCCTGAACGGCCACGCGGTGGCCGTCACCGACGCCGGCACGGGCCCGCACGTTGATAAGCACCTGTTACCCGACGGGTGTGTCCCGCTGATCTCGG CACCAGAAACAAGCCCCGCCCTGCCAGGTAAGGACCCCGCCCTGGTACAGACCAACGGACACCAGTTGCCGGAGCAGCCGGAGAGCAGCGAGCCACGAGCCCCTCAAGACGCGGCAGCTGCCCCGAAACTGTTGGGAGAAGAGAAAGTCAACCTCTTCGGCAAAATGTTCAAGAAGAAGCCTGACGCCCCGCCGGTCCCACCTGAGAAGGTGGAGGATCTGGTGACACCGGCGGACCAGCAAACT AGCCCCAAGCGGGAGGACGCAGCTCCTGATGTTGGTGCTGAGAAACAGCCTGAGCAACAGATGAGTAATGGTGCTGGTCCAGATCCTGCAGAAGCtcctgcagaagcagcagcgAAGCCGCCCCCCGAACAGAAAAAGCGGTTCAGCGGCCTCTTCAAGAAGAAGCCTGAGAGCCCACCTGCAGCAGAGCCTGGCGGACCACCAGGGGGGACTGAGACACCAGCTGCGGCCAATGAGCAGCCACGT TCCAGTGAGGAGAAATCCAAGCATCCCATCGCAGATTCCAGTGGAATGAGACCGTCAGAGAAGCAGGTAAATGCTGCAGCTGTGGTTACCAAAGACGACCCTGGATCAGCACCGAAAGATGGAGATGAAAAGCCAAAGCGCTTCGGAAAACTTTTCATGAAGAAGAGTGGAAACACACCTGCAGTGGAGGTGGAGATCTCGCCTGACCAGACGCCCGCTGTAGATGTACACCTGCAGGCC ATGCCGGAGGAGACAGTTCCTGAGAAGGAGCCAGAGCTACAAGCAGTTTCTGCATCGGAGAAGAAACCATTCAGCAACCTGTTCAAGAAGTCTGAAAGCCCACCTGCAGAAAGCCCACCTGTCCAGACCAAGGCAGTAGTCGAGACACCCAGCCAACTGCCT aaaccaGAAGCTGATGTTCAGCTGAAGGATGCGACACTGACACCTGTAGAACCAGAGAAGAAATCAACGTTTGGATCGCTGTTCAAGAAGAAACCCATCAGCCCCATAGTGGTTGAGGTTGACAATTTGCAAGTTCAGACTGAGTTGCTTGGGACAAAAGATCATCAACCT AGCCCCAAGCGGGAGGACGCAGCTCCTGATGTTGGTGCTGAGAAACAGCCTGAGCAACAGATGAGTAATGGTGCTGGTCCAGATCCTGCAGAAGCtcctgcagaagcagcagcgAAGCCGCCCCCCGAACAGAAAAAGCGGTTCAGCGGCCTCTTCAAGAAGAAGCCTGAGAGCCCACCTGCAGCAGAGCCTGGCGGACCACCAGGGGGGACTGAGACACCAGCTGCGGCCAATGAGCAGCCACGT TCCAGTGAGGAGAAGCATCCCATCGCAGATTCCAGTGGAATGAGACCGTCAGAGAAGCAGGTAAATGCTGCAGCTGTGGTTACCAAAGACGACCCTGGATCAGCACCGAAAGATGGAGATGAAAAGCCAAAGCGCTTCGGAAAACTTTTCATGAAGAAGAGTGGAAACACACCTGCAGTGGAGGTGGAGATCTCGCCTGACCAGACGCCCGCTGTAGATGTACACCTGCAGGCC GAGCCTGGGGACATAAAGGAGGGAACAGAGCCGCAGCAGGACCCAGACCGGGAGTCTCTGGACCTCGTCCCCGCCGCCGCCCAGCTCGCGCCGCAGCCACAGGAGCATCCAGTTATGAACTTCTTCAAAACGCTT GTGAGTCCGACCAGAACCCCTAAAGAGGCAGCAGCAGGTCCTGATGGTTCCAGAGAGCAG CCCCAGAAGGAGCCGGCGGCAGCCGCGCAGTCGGCC GGACAGGAAGTAGACGCGGCGAAAGCGAAggtgcctcctcctcctcccccagaGCCTCCCAAGATGGCGGAGCCGGCggcaaggaaggaggacgtGAAGGACACGCCCAAGCAGGCGGAGCCTGCTGCTAAACCCAAGGCTGCGAAAGAGAGCCCCTTCAACAAGATATTCCGCCCGAAG GTCTTGGCAGGCTGGAAGGCCTCTAAGAAACCTAATCCTGCCCCCGGTGGAGCCACGGCGCCATCAGCAGCAGCTAGCGCG GTCGACGCGTCCAAGACGGCGACGCTGGAGGCCGCCGCCAAACCGGAGGCCCCCGCCCTCCCCGCGCccagagaagaggagaagaagtcGGAGAAACGGGCCTCGCCCTTCGCCTCCTTCTTCAAACCCAAA GTCCTGCTGGACCAGGTGGCCTCCAGGATGCAGGCTGTGGGCATCAGCACTCGCATCGGCCGCCCCGCCAAGTCGTCCGCAGCG GCCCCAGAGCAGAAAAAAGACACGCCCGTCACCGCTGCTGCCCCACCCCCAGAAGCCCCCCAGGGTGCGAGGGCCAAAGAGGATCCCAAAAGCGCGCCCCCTGCGACCCCTCCGGTCCCCGACAGCAAGCCGGCGGAGAGCGCAGAGAACGCCTCGCCCAGCACCGCCCGCAGGGAGAAGCGGAACTCCATCCAGCTGTTCTTCAGGAACCTG GGCCAGAAGCGGCATTCGGACGCGGGGGTGCAGACGGAAGCCCCGGCTGCGGGCTCCACGGTGGAAAGGGGCAAATAA
- the bcas1 gene encoding breast carcinoma-amplified sequence 1 isoform X5: MGNLPSNQEPLQAEAKDQNGGLNGHAVAVTDAGTGPHVDKHLLPDGCVPLISAPETSPALPGKDPALVQTNGHQLPEQPESSEPRAPQDAAAAPKLLGEEKVNLFGKMFKKKPDAPPVPPEKVEDLVTPADQQTSPKREDAAPDVGAEKQPEQQMSNGAGPDPAEAPAEAAAKPPPEQKKRFSGLFKKKPESPPAAEPGGPPGGTETPAAANEQPRSSEEKSKHPIADSSGMRPSEKQVNAAAVVTKDDPGSAPKDGDEKPKRFGKLFMKKSGNTPAVEVEISPDQTPAVDVHLQAMPEETVPEKEPELQAVSASEKKPFSNLFKKSESPPAESPPVQTKAVVETPSQLPKPEADVQLKDATLTPVEPEKKSTFGSLFKKKPISPIVVEVDNLQVQTELLGTKDHQPSPKREDAAPDVGAEKQPEQQMSNGAGPDPAEAPAEAAAKPPPEQKKRFSGLFKKKPESPPAAEPGGPPGGTETPAAANEQPRSSEEKHPIADSSGMRPSEKQVNAAAVVTKDDPGSAPKDGDEKPKRFGKLFMKKSGNTPAVEVEISPDQTPAVDVHLQAEPGDIKEGTEPQQDPDRESLDLVPAAAQLAPQPQEHPVMNFFKTLVSPTRTPKEAAAGPDGSREQPQKEPAAAAQSAGQEVDAAKAKVPPPPPPEPPKMAEPAARKEDVKDTPKQAEPAAKPKAAKESPFNKIFRPKVDASKTATLEAAAKPEAPALPAPREEEKKSEKRASPFASFFKPKVLLDQVASRMQAVGISTRIGRPAKSSAAAPEQKKDTPVTAAAPPPEAPQGARAKEDPKSAPPATPPVPDSKPAESAENASPSTARREKRNSIQLFFRNLGQKRHSDAGVQTEAPAAGSTVERGK; this comes from the exons ATGGGCAATTTACCATCAAACCAGGAGCCACTTCAGGCTGAG GCGAAGGACCAGAACGGAGGCCTGAACGGCCACGCGGTGGCCGTCACCGACGCCGGCACGGGCCCGCACGTTGATAAGCACCTGTTACCCGACGGGTGTGTCCCGCTGATCTCGG CACCAGAAACAAGCCCCGCCCTGCCAGGTAAGGACCCCGCCCTGGTACAGACCAACGGACACCAGTTGCCGGAGCAGCCGGAGAGCAGCGAGCCACGAGCCCCTCAAGACGCGGCAGCTGCCCCGAAACTGTTGGGAGAAGAGAAAGTCAACCTCTTCGGCAAAATGTTCAAGAAGAAGCCTGACGCCCCGCCGGTCCCACCTGAGAAGGTGGAGGATCTGGTGACACCGGCGGACCAGCAAACT AGCCCCAAGCGGGAGGACGCAGCTCCTGATGTTGGTGCTGAGAAACAGCCTGAGCAACAGATGAGTAATGGTGCTGGTCCAGATCCTGCAGAAGCtcctgcagaagcagcagcgAAGCCGCCCCCCGAACAGAAAAAGCGGTTCAGCGGCCTCTTCAAGAAGAAGCCTGAGAGCCCACCTGCAGCAGAGCCTGGCGGACCACCAGGGGGGACTGAGACACCAGCTGCGGCCAATGAGCAGCCACGT TCCAGTGAGGAGAAATCCAAGCATCCCATCGCAGATTCCAGTGGAATGAGACCGTCAGAGAAGCAGGTAAATGCTGCAGCTGTGGTTACCAAAGACGACCCTGGATCAGCACCGAAAGATGGAGATGAAAAGCCAAAGCGCTTCGGAAAACTTTTCATGAAGAAGAGTGGAAACACACCTGCAGTGGAGGTGGAGATCTCGCCTGACCAGACGCCCGCTGTAGATGTACACCTGCAGGCC ATGCCGGAGGAGACAGTTCCTGAGAAGGAGCCAGAGCTACAAGCAGTTTCTGCATCGGAGAAGAAACCATTCAGCAACCTGTTCAAGAAGTCTGAAAGCCCACCTGCAGAAAGCCCACCTGTCCAGACCAAGGCAGTAGTCGAGACACCCAGCCAACTGCCT aaaccaGAAGCTGATGTTCAGCTGAAGGATGCGACACTGACACCTGTAGAACCAGAGAAGAAATCAACGTTTGGATCGCTGTTCAAGAAGAAACCCATCAGCCCCATAGTGGTTGAGGTTGACAATTTGCAAGTTCAGACTGAGTTGCTTGGGACAAAAGATCATCAACCT AGCCCCAAGCGGGAGGACGCAGCTCCTGATGTTGGTGCTGAGAAACAGCCTGAGCAACAGATGAGTAATGGTGCTGGTCCAGATCCTGCAGAAGCtcctgcagaagcagcagcgAAGCCGCCCCCCGAACAGAAAAAGCGGTTCAGCGGCCTCTTCAAGAAGAAGCCTGAGAGCCCACCTGCAGCAGAGCCTGGCGGACCACCAGGGGGGACTGAGACACCAGCTGCGGCCAATGAGCAGCCACGT TCCAGTGAGGAGAAGCATCCCATCGCAGATTCCAGTGGAATGAGACCGTCAGAGAAGCAGGTAAATGCTGCAGCTGTGGTTACCAAAGACGACCCTGGATCAGCACCGAAAGATGGAGATGAAAAGCCAAAGCGCTTCGGAAAACTTTTCATGAAGAAGAGTGGAAACACACCTGCAGTGGAGGTGGAGATCTCGCCTGACCAGACGCCCGCTGTAGATGTACACCTGCAGGCC GAGCCTGGGGACATAAAGGAGGGAACAGAGCCGCAGCAGGACCCAGACCGGGAGTCTCTGGACCTCGTCCCCGCCGCCGCCCAGCTCGCGCCGCAGCCACAGGAGCATCCAGTTATGAACTTCTTCAAAACGCTT GTGAGTCCGACCAGAACCCCTAAAGAGGCAGCAGCAGGTCCTGATGGTTCCAGAGAGCAG CCCCAGAAGGAGCCGGCGGCAGCCGCGCAGTCGGCC GGACAGGAAGTAGACGCGGCGAAAGCGAAggtgcctcctcctcctcccccagaGCCTCCCAAGATGGCGGAGCCGGCggcaaggaaggaggacgtGAAGGACACGCCCAAGCAGGCGGAGCCTGCTGCTAAACCCAAGGCTGCGAAAGAGAGCCCCTTCAACAAGATATTCCGCCCGAAG GTCGACGCGTCCAAGACGGCGACGCTGGAGGCCGCCGCCAAACCGGAGGCCCCCGCCCTCCCCGCGCccagagaagaggagaagaagtcGGAGAAACGGGCCTCGCCCTTCGCCTCCTTCTTCAAACCCAAA GTCCTGCTGGACCAGGTGGCCTCCAGGATGCAGGCTGTGGGCATCAGCACTCGCATCGGCCGCCCCGCCAAGTCGTCCGCAGCG GCCCCAGAGCAGAAAAAAGACACGCCCGTCACCGCTGCTGCCCCACCCCCAGAAGCCCCCCAGGGTGCGAGGGCCAAAGAGGATCCCAAAAGCGCGCCCCCTGCGACCCCTCCGGTCCCCGACAGCAAGCCGGCGGAGAGCGCAGAGAACGCCTCGCCCAGCACCGCCCGCAGGGAGAAGCGGAACTCCATCCAGCTGTTCTTCAGGAACCTG GGCCAGAAGCGGCATTCGGACGCGGGGGTGCAGACGGAAGCCCCGGCTGCGGGCTCCACGGTGGAAAGGGGCAAATAA
- the bcas1 gene encoding breast carcinoma-amplified sequence 1 isoform X6: protein MGNLPSNQEPLQAEAKDQNGGLNGHAVAVTDAGTGPHVDKHLLPDGCVPLISAPETSPALPGKDPALVQTNGHQLPEQPESSEPRAPQDAAAAPKLLGEEKVNLFGKMFKKKPDAPPVPPEKVEDLVTPADQQTSPKREDAAPDVGAEKQPEQQMSNGAGPDPAEAPAEAAAKPPPEQKKRFSGLFKKKPESPPAAEPGGPPGGTETPAAANEQPRSSEEKSKHPIADSSGMRPSEKQVNAAAVVTKDDPGSAPKDGDEKPKRFGKLFMKKSGNTPAVEVEISPDQTPAVDVHLQAMPEETVPEKEPELQAVSASEKKPFSNLFKKSESPPAESPPVQTKAVVETPSQLPKPEADVQLKDATLTPVEPEKKSTFGSLFKKKPISPIVVEVDNLQVQTELLGTKDHQPSPKREDAAPDVGAEKQPEQQMSNGAGPDPAEAPAEAAAKPPPEQKKRFSGLFKKKPESPPAAEPGGPPGGTETPAAANEQPRSSEEKHPIADSSGMRPSEKQVNAAAVVTKDDPGSAPKDGDEKPKRFGKLFMKKSGNTPAVEVEISPDQTPAVDVHLQAEPGDIKEGTEPQQDPDRESLDLVPAAAQLAPQPQEHPVMNFFKTLVSPTRTPKEAAAGPDGSREQPQKEPAAAAQSAGQEVDAAKAKVPPPPPPEPPKMAEPAARKEDVKDTPKQAEPAAKPKAAKESPFNKIFRPKVLAGWKASKKPNPAPGGATAPSAAASAVDASKTATLEAAAKPEAPALPAPREEEKKSEKRASPFASFFKPKAPEQKKDTPVTAAAPPPEAPQGARAKEDPKSAPPATPPVPDSKPAESAENASPSTARREKRNSIQLFFRNLGQKRHSDAGVQTEAPAAGSTVERGK from the exons ATGGGCAATTTACCATCAAACCAGGAGCCACTTCAGGCTGAG GCGAAGGACCAGAACGGAGGCCTGAACGGCCACGCGGTGGCCGTCACCGACGCCGGCACGGGCCCGCACGTTGATAAGCACCTGTTACCCGACGGGTGTGTCCCGCTGATCTCGG CACCAGAAACAAGCCCCGCCCTGCCAGGTAAGGACCCCGCCCTGGTACAGACCAACGGACACCAGTTGCCGGAGCAGCCGGAGAGCAGCGAGCCACGAGCCCCTCAAGACGCGGCAGCTGCCCCGAAACTGTTGGGAGAAGAGAAAGTCAACCTCTTCGGCAAAATGTTCAAGAAGAAGCCTGACGCCCCGCCGGTCCCACCTGAGAAGGTGGAGGATCTGGTGACACCGGCGGACCAGCAAACT AGCCCCAAGCGGGAGGACGCAGCTCCTGATGTTGGTGCTGAGAAACAGCCTGAGCAACAGATGAGTAATGGTGCTGGTCCAGATCCTGCAGAAGCtcctgcagaagcagcagcgAAGCCGCCCCCCGAACAGAAAAAGCGGTTCAGCGGCCTCTTCAAGAAGAAGCCTGAGAGCCCACCTGCAGCAGAGCCTGGCGGACCACCAGGGGGGACTGAGACACCAGCTGCGGCCAATGAGCAGCCACGT TCCAGTGAGGAGAAATCCAAGCATCCCATCGCAGATTCCAGTGGAATGAGACCGTCAGAGAAGCAGGTAAATGCTGCAGCTGTGGTTACCAAAGACGACCCTGGATCAGCACCGAAAGATGGAGATGAAAAGCCAAAGCGCTTCGGAAAACTTTTCATGAAGAAGAGTGGAAACACACCTGCAGTGGAGGTGGAGATCTCGCCTGACCAGACGCCCGCTGTAGATGTACACCTGCAGGCC ATGCCGGAGGAGACAGTTCCTGAGAAGGAGCCAGAGCTACAAGCAGTTTCTGCATCGGAGAAGAAACCATTCAGCAACCTGTTCAAGAAGTCTGAAAGCCCACCTGCAGAAAGCCCACCTGTCCAGACCAAGGCAGTAGTCGAGACACCCAGCCAACTGCCT aaaccaGAAGCTGATGTTCAGCTGAAGGATGCGACACTGACACCTGTAGAACCAGAGAAGAAATCAACGTTTGGATCGCTGTTCAAGAAGAAACCCATCAGCCCCATAGTGGTTGAGGTTGACAATTTGCAAGTTCAGACTGAGTTGCTTGGGACAAAAGATCATCAACCT AGCCCCAAGCGGGAGGACGCAGCTCCTGATGTTGGTGCTGAGAAACAGCCTGAGCAACAGATGAGTAATGGTGCTGGTCCAGATCCTGCAGAAGCtcctgcagaagcagcagcgAAGCCGCCCCCCGAACAGAAAAAGCGGTTCAGCGGCCTCTTCAAGAAGAAGCCTGAGAGCCCACCTGCAGCAGAGCCTGGCGGACCACCAGGGGGGACTGAGACACCAGCTGCGGCCAATGAGCAGCCACGT TCCAGTGAGGAGAAGCATCCCATCGCAGATTCCAGTGGAATGAGACCGTCAGAGAAGCAGGTAAATGCTGCAGCTGTGGTTACCAAAGACGACCCTGGATCAGCACCGAAAGATGGAGATGAAAAGCCAAAGCGCTTCGGAAAACTTTTCATGAAGAAGAGTGGAAACACACCTGCAGTGGAGGTGGAGATCTCGCCTGACCAGACGCCCGCTGTAGATGTACACCTGCAGGCC GAGCCTGGGGACATAAAGGAGGGAACAGAGCCGCAGCAGGACCCAGACCGGGAGTCTCTGGACCTCGTCCCCGCCGCCGCCCAGCTCGCGCCGCAGCCACAGGAGCATCCAGTTATGAACTTCTTCAAAACGCTT GTGAGTCCGACCAGAACCCCTAAAGAGGCAGCAGCAGGTCCTGATGGTTCCAGAGAGCAG CCCCAGAAGGAGCCGGCGGCAGCCGCGCAGTCGGCC GGACAGGAAGTAGACGCGGCGAAAGCGAAggtgcctcctcctcctcccccagaGCCTCCCAAGATGGCGGAGCCGGCggcaaggaaggaggacgtGAAGGACACGCCCAAGCAGGCGGAGCCTGCTGCTAAACCCAAGGCTGCGAAAGAGAGCCCCTTCAACAAGATATTCCGCCCGAAG GTCTTGGCAGGCTGGAAGGCCTCTAAGAAACCTAATCCTGCCCCCGGTGGAGCCACGGCGCCATCAGCAGCAGCTAGCGCG GTCGACGCGTCCAAGACGGCGACGCTGGAGGCCGCCGCCAAACCGGAGGCCCCCGCCCTCCCCGCGCccagagaagaggagaagaagtcGGAGAAACGGGCCTCGCCCTTCGCCTCCTTCTTCAAACCCAAA GCCCCAGAGCAGAAAAAAGACACGCCCGTCACCGCTGCTGCCCCACCCCCAGAAGCCCCCCAGGGTGCGAGGGCCAAAGAGGATCCCAAAAGCGCGCCCCCTGCGACCCCTCCGGTCCCCGACAGCAAGCCGGCGGAGAGCGCAGAGAACGCCTCGCCCAGCACCGCCCGCAGGGAGAAGCGGAACTCCATCCAGCTGTTCTTCAGGAACCTG GGCCAGAAGCGGCATTCGGACGCGGGGGTGCAGACGGAAGCCCCGGCTGCGGGCTCCACGGTGGAAAGGGGCAAATAA